TTTATTTAGCTCTGCACGGTACTTATGGATTACTTTGGCTTTTAAAAGAAAAGATATTCCCAGATCCTTATTTTAAAGAAAAAATCAATTTTTTAACTTCAGTTGCTGGTTTTATTTTCCTTGGAAGTTACTGGGTAGCTCCTTACATTCTTATCTCATCTCAAAAATCTGTTCCAAATTTTGTAATAGCTGCTTCTGTATCTATAAATATAATTGGTGTGTTTTTACACTTTGCTAGTGATGCCCAAAAATATTTTTCTCTAAAATTAAAAAAAGATCTAATTAAAGAAGGATTTTTCGAAAATATAAGGAATACAAATTATCTAGGAGAAATACTAATTTATCTATCATTCGCCATCCTCTCAATGAGTTTTGTTCCATTAGCAATTCTTGCAATATTTTTCTCTATAGTTTTTCTCCCAAGAATGATAAAAAAAGATAAATCACTCTCAAAATATGATTCATTCGAAGAATACAAAAAGAAAAGTGGTCTTATTTTGCCTAAATTAAATGCCTGATAACAACTTACCAAGTTGGAGACAAGATTTAAAATCTTCTAGAAAAAAAGAGGGGAAATTACCCTCTAATAGATGGATACAGCTTGCAACAGTTAGCGAAGAAAATGAGCCAAGATTAAGAACAGTTGTTTTCAGAGGATGGTATAAAGATAGTTCAATGATTATTTTTACAGATAGAAGAAGTGAAAAAATTGGGCATTTAAAATCCAACCCTAATGCAGAAATATTATGGTTCTTTTTGAAAACCAAATCACAATATAGATTCAAAGGGAAAATAAATGAATTAAGTGATAACAAAAATTACTGGGATTTATTATCAGAAAAATCAAAATCTTCTTGGTTTTGGGGATCTCCTGGAGAAAAAATAAACCCAAAAGTCCAATCTGCTTATGAAATATTATCCAATCTTCCCAAGTCAGAAAATTTTGTAGTTCTAAACTTTGAAATCGATTCAGTAGATCTTCTTAAATTAGAACAGCCTGTTCATAAAAGATATCTTTGGGAAAAGAGTAGGAAATGGGAAAAAGTAGAAATTAATCCTTAAATATTTCTAAATTGTATATTTAGGTTGAAAAAAATATTGTGATCAGTCAGTTTAAAAAAAGAAATATAATTCATATGAATTTCTCAGAAATTCCAGAAAACCCTTTTATTTTTTTATCTTGGGTAACTGCTATAGGGCTATTTATAAGTCTTTCTGAAGCAACAATTAAGATAAAACTTGAGAAGAGAAACAGTTATAAAAAAAGGTTAGAACTAATCAACAACCTTTATCCTAAAAAGTTAGCTTGAAGTATCTGAGAGTATATTCGCTTGCAAAAATTGAAATAAGCCGCCTTTACTTGTTTCTTCTTTAATTTCAACTTCTTTAGAATTTTTCGATTTTGTTGAAGGAATAATTTCCTCTTCATCTTCTGATTTCAAAATTCTGATTATGACTTCATCTAAGGAGAAATTACCAGGACCTGTTAATGCAATTGAAGTTGCTGAAGCGAAATACAAAAGTAAAAGCTCTAGCAAGAAAATATTAAAACCTGAAGTAACAAGTGCATGATAAATAGCGACAGAAATAGTTCCGACAATCGCCAAGGCCCCGAATCTTGTAGCTAAGCCTATAATTAGTAACCAACTACCACCTATTTCAGAGAATGCCGCTATGTATGATAAAAATATTGGGAATGGTAGATGTAAAGGTCTGACAAAAGCATCCGCGAAATTTTCTATATTTGCTAGTTTCTCGTAACCGTGATGAATAAGAACAGTTCCAGTTATGACTCTAAGAATTAATAAAGCAGTATCTTTGCTAAACGACTTTGTAAGAATTGTTGAAAGCACTATAAAAAAATTATCCTTAAGTAAAAATAACTAGTCACAGTATTCATCGTGGATTAAACCGCAAAAGTCGCACCTAATTAAGTATTTATACTTATTGCTCTAATGAATTCTTTTTCTGATTAGGAATTCAGCTAAGTTAAAAATTATTTTTTGAAAAATTTTCTAATATTCTCTGATTTATTTTTGGAATATTTTCTTTAAATTTAAAAAACCCTCTCTTAGCAAATTTCCAAGCAAATAAATCTTCATCCCTCACAAGATTAAAAATTTTTTTATGGTGTAAATTTTTAAACTTAGTTATGAAATCATAATTTTCTCCCACTCCAGGATAAATAATGTCTATTTCGTTAGTATTTTTAAAAGTATTTTCCAATGAATAAGGATTAATCTGTTCAACAGTATCAAATTGCTCTACAAATTCAGAAACCAAATCTTGTTTAAATTTCAAAACAGATTCAGACAATTTAATTTGTCTTTGTTCATTTTTTAAAAGGATAATAAATACTTTTTTATACCTTGGAAGTA
The genomic region above belongs to Prochlorococcus marinus XMU1405 and contains:
- a CDS encoding DUF1295 domain-containing protein; amino-acid sequence: MKLNQIINLHKGLTAFVVIGLMIFFDNFTIAPYVYLALHGTYGLLWLLKEKIFPDPYFKEKINFLTSVAGFIFLGSYWVAPYILISSQKSVPNFVIAASVSINIIGVFLHFASDAQKYFSLKLKKDLIKEGFFENIRNTNYLGEILIYLSFAILSMSFVPLAILAIFFSIVFLPRMIKKDKSLSKYDSFEEYKKKSGLILPKLNA
- a CDS encoding pyridoxamine 5'-phosphate oxidase family protein, with product MPDNNLPSWRQDLKSSRKKEGKLPSNRWIQLATVSEENEPRLRTVVFRGWYKDSSMIIFTDRRSEKIGHLKSNPNAEILWFFLKTKSQYRFKGKINELSDNKNYWDLLSEKSKSSWFWGSPGEKINPKVQSAYEILSNLPKSENFVVLNFEIDSVDLLKLEQPVHKRYLWEKSRKWEKVEINP
- a CDS encoding DoxX family protein; translated protein: MLSTILTKSFSKDTALLILRVITGTVLIHHGYEKLANIENFADAFVRPLHLPFPIFLSYIAAFSEIGGSWLLIIGLATRFGALAIVGTISVAIYHALVTSGFNIFLLELLLLYFASATSIALTGPGNFSLDEVIIRILKSEDEEEIIPSTKSKNSKEVEIKEETSKGGLFQFLQANILSDTSS